ATGGGAATTTCCACCCCATATTTCAGGCGGTTTGGGAACGGCAAGCTATGGCCTTACCAAAGCGCTGATGAAGCATGAGGTTGATATCATTTTTGTTGTTCCCAAAGCTTATGGTGATGAAGAAACGAAAAGCATCAGGCTGGTCAATGCTTCAGATGTTCTGATAGACATCAAGGATGAGCTATTCAGAGAATTGGTATCCAGACTAAGTTACCTGGAAATAGATTCTACATTGATACCGTACGCCGACGATGAGGAGTATTTCCGCATTACCGAGCAGTTGGAGAAAGGGGTGAAAGCAGAGCAGTTAAGCGTAAAAACGCAAAAATACAGCTTTGCGGGAGGATATGGCAAAAACCTGATGGAAGAAGTCAGGCGTTATGCCCTTGTGGGTGCTGAGGTGGCTCGCCAGCAGGAATTCGATATCATTCATGCCCACGATTGGCTGACATATCTTGCCGGGGCAGAAGCCAAGCGCATCAGCGGGAAGCCTTTGGTTGTGCATATGCATGCTACGGAATTTGACCGCTCGGGTGAGAATGTAAACCAACTGGTTTATGATATCGAAAAGGAAGGGATGGAAGCAGCCGACATCGTGGTGGCTGTCAGTAATCTTACGCGTAATGTTGTGATAAATCGTTACGGCATCCCTGCAGAAAAAGTGATCACGGTGCACAATGGAGTAGAACCTGCCACCCCAAGCAGGTACCTCGACGCGGAGAAAAAGGTGGATGAAAAGATCGTTACCTTTCTTGGCAGGATCACCTTTCAGAAAGGACCGGAATATTTTATTGAAGCGGCCTACAAGGTGCTGCAACGCGATCCTAATGTTCGTTTTGTAATGGCGGGCAGTGGCGACCTGTTACCCAAAATGATTCGCAGGGTGGCCAGCCTGGGTATTGCTACAAAATTTCATTTTACCGGTTTCCTTAAAGGTGACGATGTAGAAAAGATGTTTGGGATGAGCGATGTTTATGTGATGCCATCCGTTTCCGAACCCTTTGGAATCTCTCCACTGGAAGCGATGCGATCAAATGTACCAGTGATCATTTCCAAACAGTCGGGTGTAGCCGAGGTACTTGATTATGCCGTTAAAATTGATTTCTGGGATATCGATGCGATGGCCGATGCGATATATAGCCTGCTACATTACAATGCCCTGCCCGAGATGTTCAAGAAATACGGTAAGACCGAAGTGGAGAATATTAAATGGGATCAGGCAGGCAAAAAGGTAAAGGATATCTACGAGAACCTGCTGGCATAACACCCCTAAAGGCATAAAAACAAATTGCATTAAAAAACCAAAACGAAAGCCATGAAGTCTATCTGCTTATTTTTTGAG
This DNA window, taken from Bacteroides sp., encodes the following:
- a CDS encoding glycosyltransferase family 4 protein; the encoded protein is MKVLMFGWEFPPHISGGLGTASYGLTKALMKHEVDIIFVVPKAYGDEETKSIRLVNASDVLIDIKDELFRELVSRLSYLEIDSTLIPYADDEEYFRITEQLEKGVKAEQLSVKTQKYSFAGGYGKNLMEEVRRYALVGAEVARQQEFDIIHAHDWLTYLAGAEAKRISGKPLVVHMHATEFDRSGENVNQLVYDIEKEGMEAADIVVAVSNLTRNVVINRYGIPAEKVITVHNGVEPATPSRYLDAEKKVDEKIVTFLGRITFQKGPEYFIEAAYKVLQRDPNVRFVMAGSGDLLPKMIRRVASLGIATKFHFTGFLKGDDVEKMFGMSDVYVMPSVSEPFGISPLEAMRSNVPVIISKQSGVAEVLDYAVKIDFWDIDAMADAIYSLLHYNALPEMFKKYGKTEVENIKWDQAGKKVKDIYENLLA